The Meles meles chromosome 6, mMelMel3.1 paternal haplotype, whole genome shotgun sequence genome has a window encoding:
- the TLNRD1 gene encoding talin rod domain-containing protein 1 — MASGSAGKPTGEAASPAPASAVGGACSQPRKRLVSVCDHCKGKMQLVADLLLLSSEARPVLFEGPASSCAGAESFEQCRDTIIARTKGLSILTHDVQSQLNMGRFGEAGDSLVELGDLVVSLTECSAHAAYLAAVATPGAQPAQPGLVDRYRVTRCRHEVEQGCAVLRATPLADMTPQLLLEVSQGLSRNLKFLTDACALASDKSRDRFSREQFKLGVKCMSTSASALLACVREVKAAPSELARSRCALFSGPLVQAVSALVGFATEPQFLGRAAAVSAEGKAVQTAILGGAMSVVSACVLLTQCLRDLAQHPDGGAKMSDHRERLRNSACAVSEGCTLLSQALRERSSPRTLPPVNSNSVN; from the coding sequence ATGGCTAGCGGCAGCGCTGGGAAGCCCACTGGCGAGGCGGCTTCTCCGGCTCCTGCGAGCGCCGTCGGGGGGGCCTGCTCGCAGCCGCGGAAGAGGCTGGTGTCCGTCTGCGACCACTGCAAAGGCAAGATGCAGCTGGTGGCCGACCTGCTGCTGCTGTCGAGCGAGGCGCGGCCCGTGCTCTTCGAGGGCCCCGCCTCCTCCTGCGCCGGGGCCGAGTCCTTCGAGCAGTGCCGGGACACGATCATCGCGCGCACCAAGGGGCTCTCCATCCTCACCCACGACGTGCAGAGCCAGCTCAACATGGGCCGCTTCGGGGAGGCCGGGGACAGCCTGGTGGAGCTGGGCGACCTGGTGGTGTCGCTGACCGAGTGCTCCGCCCACGCGGCCTACCTGGCGGCCGTGGCCACGCCGGGCGCGCAGCCCGCGCAGCCGGGCCTGGTGGACCGCTACCGCGTGACGCGCTGCCGCCACGAGGTGGAGCAGGGCTGCGCCGTGCTGCGCGCCACCCCGCTGGCCGACATGACGCCGCAGCTGCTGCTGGAGGTGTCGCAGGGCCTGTCGCGCAACCTCAAGTTCCTGACGGACGCGTGCGCCCTGGCCAGCGACAAGTCCCGGGACCGCTTCTCCCGCGAGCAGTTCAAGCTGGGCGTCAAGTGCATGAGCACGAGCGCGTCGGCGCTGCTGGCCTGCGTGCGCGAGGTGAAGGCGGCGCCCAGCGAGCTGGCCCGCAGCCGCTGCGCGCTCTTCAGCGGGCCGCTGGTGCAGGCCGTGAGCGCCCTGGTGGGCTTCGCCACGGAGCCGCAGTTCCTGGGTCGCGCGGCGGCCGTGAGCGCCGAGGGCAAGGCGGTGCAGACCGCCATCCTGGGCGGCGCCATGAGCGTGGTGTCGGCCTGCGTGCTCCTGACCCAGTGCCTCAGGGATCTGGCGCAGCACCCCGACGGGGGCGCCAAGATGTCGGACCACAGGGAGAGGCTGAGGAACTCGGCCTGCGCCGTGTCTGAAGGCTGCACCCTGCTATCTCAGGCTTTACGGGAGAGGTCTTCGCCCAGGACTTTACCGCCAGTGAATTCCAATTCTGTGAATTAG